One window from the genome of Pedobacter schmidteae encodes:
- a CDS encoding ligase-associated DNA damage response exonuclease, which produces MNQKIVNHYMALINFTNKGIYCKQGDFYIDPWKPVKLAVTTHGHSDHVKSDNEAYLCHELTKPILQQRLGPDLNIQTLSYGQTVTINQVRVSLFPAGHIIGSAQVRLEYKGEVCVISGDYKLEYDGISTAFEPVKCHTFISESTFGLPIYKWQPQHIVFDQIKDWVADNRDNHKTSVLIAYSLGKAQRLIKGLDGYSPIYVHQSVANLNEAFVKAGVDLPATFKISPESTKEELQRGIVIVPPALAGGKWMKSLVQAATGICSGWMQVRAGRRWQSADAGFALSDHADWPGLLQAVKATEAEKVFVTHGYSAVFSKYLSETGIAAEEVKTQYGEETEEGEKT; this is translated from the coding sequence GTGAACCAAAAAATTGTTAACCACTATATGGCATTGATCAACTTTACCAATAAAGGCATTTACTGTAAACAGGGTGATTTTTATATTGATCCCTGGAAACCAGTCAAACTTGCAGTAACTACTCATGGACATTCTGATCATGTAAAATCGGACAATGAAGCTTATCTATGTCATGAATTAACTAAACCCATTCTTCAACAGCGCCTTGGTCCGGACCTGAATATTCAGACATTGTCTTATGGGCAAACTGTAACTATCAACCAGGTTAGAGTAAGTCTTTTTCCAGCCGGACATATCATTGGCTCAGCACAGGTGAGACTGGAATACAAGGGAGAAGTTTGCGTAATATCGGGCGATTATAAGCTGGAATATGATGGCATTAGTACTGCCTTTGAGCCGGTAAAATGCCATACTTTTATATCAGAAAGTACATTTGGCCTACCCATATACAAGTGGCAGCCACAACACATTGTTTTTGATCAGATTAAAGATTGGGTTGCCGATAACCGGGATAACCACAAAACAAGTGTGCTTATTGCCTACAGTCTGGGCAAGGCACAACGCCTGATCAAAGGTTTGGACGGCTACAGTCCCATTTATGTACACCAGTCTGTAGCTAATCTAAACGAAGCCTTTGTTAAAGCTGGGGTTGACTTGCCCGCAACCTTTAAGATTAGTCCAGAAAGCACTAAGGAAGAGCTGCAACGTGGGATTGTGATTGTTCCTCCGGCACTTGCTGGTGGAAAGTGGATGAAATCCTTGGTTCAGGCTGCAACAGGAATTTGTTCTGGTTGGATGCAGGTAAGAGCAGGCAGAAGGTGGCAGAGCGCCGATGCAGGTTTTGCTTTGAGTGATCATGCCGATTGGCCTGGTTTATTGCAGGCGGTAAAAGCCACAGAAGCCGAAAAGGTTTTTGTTACCCATGGCTATAGCGCGGTATTTTCCAAATATTTAAGCGAAACCGGTATAGCAGCAGAGGAAGTAAAGACACAATATGGTGAAGAAACGGAAGAGGGGGAAAAAACTTGA
- a CDS encoding RNA polymerase sigma factor: MQPNISSTSSDVELLCFLKEDNSDAFEEIYNKYWPKLYLSAYNLLRDRYAAEDIVQEVLVQLWMKRQSQTIESLNSYLYAAVRFQVFNLIRSGKVREHFFNRIEELSIENTAEDHLYAQDVLKKIDEGLAELPDRCREIFTLSRKDQLSTKEIAARLGIAPKTVENQLTIAIRRLRSTMEHMLFWLLFTVWGMWF, encoded by the coding sequence ATGCAGCCAAATATTTCCAGTACCTCATCTGATGTGGAATTACTCTGTTTTCTTAAGGAAGATAACAGCGATGCATTTGAAGAGATTTATAATAAATATTGGCCTAAACTCTATCTTTCGGCCTATAATTTACTACGTGATCGTTATGCCGCTGAAGATATTGTACAAGAGGTATTGGTACAACTGTGGATGAAACGACAGAGTCAGACTATCGAATCTCTGAATTCTTATTTATATGCTGCAGTCAGGTTTCAAGTCTTTAACCTGATCCGTTCCGGTAAGGTAAGAGAACATTTTTTCAACCGAATTGAAGAGTTGTCGATTGAAAATACTGCAGAAGATCATCTGTACGCCCAGGATGTGCTCAAAAAAATTGACGAAGGACTTGCCGAACTGCCCGACCGTTGTCGCGAGATATTTACGTTAAGTCGCAAGGACCAGCTTTCCACAAAGGAGATAGCCGCACGATTGGGTATAGCACCTAAAACAGTCGAAAACCAATTAACCATAGCCATTCGCCGCTTACGCAGTACTATGGAGCACATGCTTTTTTGGTTGTTATTCACCGTGTGGGGCATGTGGTTTTAA
- a CDS encoding FecR family protein → MKKADFKKLVEKYLDGDATEEEITLLFKYYDALQDPGFSWDDSAMGDQETTHKMLYSRILKDIDTRNTPRSINWIRIAAAILILVSVAAFFSKHYLDGDRAVKTAFENDIPPGGNKAVLTLADGSRIALNDAGHGVIAQQAGFKISKTADGQLVYEMSTAASGNSGIGKSGMNTISTPRGGQFQVVLPDGTRVWLNAASTIKYPTPFDGKGRVVELSGEAYFEVAKLDLKNKAGRVPFTVKINTTSGNGGEVQVLGTHFNVMAYEDERKVNTTLLEGSVKFSKGRESRLLKPGQQSRTAIGADPHISVIDDVYMAEVLAWKNDEFEFNNVDIETILRQIARWYDVEVVVEGQLSSENFRGKISRNEPISQVLKVLKLNGINLKMEGRKIIVKP, encoded by the coding sequence TTGAAAAAAGCAGATTTTAAGAAATTAGTAGAAAAATACCTGGATGGTGATGCTACCGAAGAAGAAATTACACTTCTTTTTAAATATTATGACGCCTTGCAGGACCCTGGTTTTTCCTGGGACGACTCGGCTATGGGGGATCAGGAAACTACCCATAAAATGTTATATTCAAGGATACTTAAAGATATCGATACTAGAAACACCCCACGCTCTATTAACTGGATCAGGATTGCTGCTGCAATTCTGATTCTAGTATCAGTAGCCGCATTCTTTTCAAAGCATTACCTCGACGGGGATCGGGCTGTCAAAACAGCCTTCGAAAATGACATTCCTCCGGGAGGCAATAAAGCGGTGTTAACACTTGCAGATGGATCCAGAATCGCATTGAACGATGCCGGACACGGCGTGATAGCGCAACAAGCTGGATTTAAAATCAGTAAGACTGCTGACGGACAATTGGTTTATGAAATGTCGACAGCTGCATCGGGTAATTCAGGTATAGGGAAGTCGGGGATGAATACCATCAGCACGCCCAGAGGTGGGCAGTTCCAGGTGGTACTTCCTGATGGAACCAGGGTTTGGCTAAATGCGGCGTCTACCATTAAGTATCCCACACCATTTGACGGCAAAGGAAGGGTAGTGGAATTGAGTGGCGAAGCTTATTTTGAGGTAGCTAAGCTTGATTTAAAAAACAAAGCAGGAAGAGTTCCTTTTACTGTGAAAATAAATACTACCTCTGGTAATGGGGGCGAGGTACAGGTTTTGGGTACCCATTTTAATGTGATGGCTTATGAGGACGAGCGAAAAGTTAATACCACATTGCTGGAAGGTTCGGTGAAATTTAGTAAAGGAAGGGAAAGCAGATTGCTTAAGCCTGGTCAGCAATCTAGAACAGCAATTGGTGCAGATCCGCACATCAGCGTAATTGATGACGTATACATGGCCGAAGTGTTGGCCTGGAAAAATGACGAATTTGAATTTAACAATGTTGACATAGAAACGATTTTAAGGCAAATAGCCCGATGGTATGATGTGGAAGTAGTTGTTGAAGGCCAGTTGTCGTCCGAGAATTTCAGGGGCAAAATATCCAGAAATGAGCCTATTTCTCAGGTGCTTAAAGTGTTGAAATTAAATGGTATAAACTTAAAGATGGAAGGGAGAAAGATTATTGTAAAACCGTAA